The Dyella sp. 2HG41-7 sequence CCCAAGGCGGCGACGAACATCGCCAGCCAAAATCCCGAGCGCCTCCACTGCGCACGACCACGCGGCGCCAAGGCCAGCAAAAACACACCGGCGAGCATGAACATCGCGGCGCGGTAGTGACTCATCCAACACACAGCGAGCGCGATGCCGAGCAGCAACCAATCGCGCCTGCGGTTTATATCCATGGCGCGGAGCAACGCGAACGCCGCGATCATGCCGGCGACGGTCAACGGCACGTCAGGCATCGCCATCACACCCAGACTTCCGGCCAGTGGCAGGCAAAGACAAAGCAGCCCGGCCTGCCATCCGGATCGCTCGTCGAAAGCGTATCGACCGAACCACACCAGCAGCCAGGGCAAGCTACTGCCGAGCACTAGAAACGGCCAACGCATGCCCAGCAATCCATGTCCAGCCACGTCTTCGCCCAGCCGGATCAGCCAGGCCGTCATCGGCGGCAGGTCGCTATAGCCCCATGCCAGATGGCGGCTTTCCTGCCAGTAGAACGCTTCATCGCCGAAAGGCTGCACGGTCGCCGCAAGTACCAGCTTCACCAGAAACAGACACAGGAACACTGTGACGAAAGCCGCTCGCCAGCGCGCAATGCTCGCGACTACACTGGGATCGCCTCCCCTATCTGTCCTCGGCATCCGTAAATCCATGTCAGCCATCACTCCGCTTCGTGATGAAAATCTGCAAAAGCGTCTGCATGCCGCTATCGCGCAGGTGAACAAAGTTCTGCTCGGCAAGGCGCGTCAGGTCAAGCTGGCGTTTACCTGCCTGGTCGCCGGCGGGCATCTGCTGCTGGAAGACGTGCCCGGCGTCGGCAAAACCACGCTGGCCCATGCGCTGGCGGCAAGCTTTGCGCTGGATTTTCAACGCGTGCAATTCACCAGCGACTTGCTGCCGTCCGACATTATCGGGGTCAGCATGTACGAGCGCGAGACCGGTCAGTTCCGTTTTCATCCAGGCCCCGTCTTCGCCGGCTTGTTGCTGGCCGACGAAATCAATCGCGCCACGCCGAAAACGCAGAGCGCTTTGCTGGAAGCGATGGCCGAACGCCAGGTGACGGTGGACGGACAAACGCATGCCCTGCCCGATCCGTTCTTCGTGGTCGCCACGCAGAATCCGCTGGATCTCGCCGGCACCTTCCCGTTACCCGATTCGCAGCTCGATCGTTTCATGCTGCGCGTATCGCTCGATTACCCCGACGCCAGCGCCGAGCGCGAATTGCTGACCGGCAGCGATCGGCGTGACCTGCTTACGAATCTCATACCGCAACTCGATGCGCCCAGTCTCGCCACCTTGCATCGGCAAGCGCAAACCATCACGGCGAGCCCGGCGTTGCTCGATTATCTGCAGGCGCTCTTGGCAGCCAGTCGCCGGCATCCTGATGTGCGCGTGGGTCTCTCGCCACGCGCCGGACTTTCCTTGCTGGCGGCGGCGCGTGGATGGGCGATGCTCAGCGATCGTGGGCATGTGTTACCCGAAGATCTGCAAGCGTTGTTCGTCCCGCTCGCCGCACATCGATTGGTCGCCACACGTGGCGCCAGCGGCGAAACACTGGCGCGTACGCTCTTGAACGAAGTCGCGGTTGACTAAGGAAAGACCGTGATACCCGCGCAGCTTCAGCGCCTGCAGCAATGGGCCGAACGCCGGCTGCCCGCGTTGACGCGTCACCGCAGGCAAGAAGAGCTGCCGATCGAACTGCATCGTCGCCGCATCTACATCGTGCCGACCGGATTCGGCATGGCCTTCACCTTATTGTTGCTGGTGATGTTCGTTGGCAGTCTCAACTATTCCAACAACGCCGCCCTGCTGCTGACATGCTTGCTCGGCGCTGCAACCTCGATCAGCATGTTGATCGCGTTCCGCACATTGAATGGTTTGCGCATCCGAGGTGTGCGCGCGGGGCACGCCATCGCGGGACAACCGATCGATATCACGTTCGATGTCGAAGCATCCAGTCTGCGACAAGCCGTTCGACTCGATGTCGCCGACGCTACGCAGGCGTTTGACGTCAATCGTCGCTCCGATGTCACGGTAAGCATCCCCACGGAGTTTCGCGGCTGGTTATCCGTGCCGCGTTTTCGCATCTGGACCACGTGGCCGCTCGGTTTGTTTCGTGCGTGGAGTTGGGTGAATCCACACTACGCCGTCTTGGTGTGGCCGCGCCCAGAATTGTTCGGACCGAGTCCTACCGTTCCACTCGACGACCATCGCAAGCAACGACTGCATCGTGGCGAAGACCTCGCATCGTTACGCGATTACCGTAGCGGCGATTCCATCCGGCATATCGCCTGGAAAGCGAGCGCGCGTCACGAGAACCTGCTGGTCAAAGATTACGAACAACCCGAAGCCAAAGAGGAATGGCGGCTCGATTGGCGACATCTGCGCGGCCTGGACAACGAAGCCCGCATTTCGCGTCTCGCTCGCTGGTTGGACGAAGCGCAAGCCCAAGGCCGTCAATGGAGCTTGTGGCTGCCCAGCGACGTCATCGACATCGGCAGCGGACCTTCTCACTATGCGCGCTGCATGAGCGCCTTGGCGCTGCTGCCGTGATCGGTCTTTGGAAATCCAAACCTGCGCATCCTCCGGTGCGAATCGCCGATCGCACGTTTGATCTGCTCTGCCTTACCACAGCGTTTGTTCTTGCCGTTCACGCGCCGCATCTTCCGGTTTGGCTGACGGGCGCATTGGTCGGCGCCCTCGGCTTGCGATGGTGGCAGCGACGATATCGGCCTGGTCGTGTGCCGGCATGGCTGAAAGTACCGATGCTGGTGATTCTGGTGGGCGCGGTGATTCTCAATTACGGCAACGTGTTCGGTCGCGAACCGGGATCGGCGCTCGCATCCGGCTTGCTGGTGTTGAAACTTACGGAAAGCGAAGCGCCTCGCGATGCGCGTGTCGGGGCCGCCTTCGCATGCTTCTTGTTGATGGCCGCGTTGCTCTTCGATCAAAGCATGGTGGCGACGTTTGTGGTGGCGATCGGCTTATTGCCGGCGTTGACGACGTGGCGCTCGCTCGAACCGACGCAAACGACGACGCCACTTGCGCGTCAATTGCTACCCTCGCTTGCCTTATTGGTCGCCTCGCTGCCGCTAGCGCTTTTCGCTTTCATGCTGCTGCCGCGACTGAGTTCGCCGATCTGGGGCACATCCAATCAACAAGCCGCGCGCACGGGCTTAAGCGATCACATGTCGCCCGGCGACTTCTCCGAATTGCTGACCGACGACACCGCTGCGATGCGCGTCAGTTTCGACGGTCCGCCTCCGCCATCGAGCCTGCGCTATTTCCGTACCTTTGTGCTGTGGGATTACGACGGCAGGGATTGGACACGGCTCGAACATCCCAGCGATGTTCCGATTCCCGTCGACGCTGGCGCTTCCATCCGTTATCGAATTAGCTTGGAACCGTCGCATCAACGCGTGCTGCCGATGCTCGATGTGCCGGTGCAAACGCCTGCCGATGCGCACACCCATGCGGATGGCGAGGTCTTTTCGGACAAGCCGGTCGACGATGCGCGAGATTACACGGCCCGCTCCGCGCTGCGTTATCAGCTGCAACCGAACTTGGATGTCGCCAGCCGCATGCGCGCGCTGCAGCTTCCCGCCGGCTTCGATCCGCGCGCCCGTGCACTCGCCGGGCAATGGCGCCAACGCTTCGGTCGCGACAACGGAGCGATCATCCGAGCGGCCCTGACGATGTTCCACAACGACGGCTTCAGTTACACGCTGCTGCCCGCGCCGTTGGGGCACGATTCCGTCGACGATTTTCTGTTCAACACGCACGAAGGTTTTTGCGAACACTACGCCTCTGCATTCACCGTCCTGATGCGCGCTGCCGGCATTCCTGCGCGCGTGGTGACCGGCTATCAGGGCGGCTACTGGAACAACATCGCGCAATATCTGCTTGTACGTAACGCGGATGCGCATGCTTGGAGCGAAGTGTGGCTGGAAGGACGCGGCTGGGTGCGCGTCGATCCCACGGCGGCAGTGCGACCGACGCGCATCTCGCAAGGCGCCTCAAGCGCCGCCGGCAGCCAGCTGCCTTGGTACGAATCGGGCATGCTGCAATCGGCGCGAAATCAGTGGGACATCGTCAACCGATGGTGGAGCCAAAGCGTTATCGGTTTCGACGCACTGCGCCAGCGTGGACTGCTGACTCCGTTCGGCATTCGCGAGACAGACACCGACATGCTGTTAAAGCTGCTGGTTATCTGCACGGCGGTGTTTGGTGCAGCCGGGTTGTCGTGGGCGTTATGGCGTCGGCCGGAAGGCGACCCCGCCCTCGCGGCCCTGCGCGCGTTGGAGCGAAAGCTTACGCGCGCGGGCATCTTCCGCGGGCGCGGCGAGGGACCGCAGCATTTCCTTCGTCGCGCGATGCGCGCACTGCCTGGCCAACGTGCGGAATTGGATTTTTTGATGAGGTGCTATATCGAACTGCGCTACGCGACCCTTGAACCCACCACTGAATCACTGCGCACCTTTCGACAGGCGGTACGGAATTTCCAACCGCGCCGCGTGGTCTAAGCAGGGCGCAACGATGTAGCATGCATCCGCCCACGATGGAGAAAAACACCATGTCTCCCCTCTTTCGATTTCTAAGCCTCGCAGCAGCCACCGCGCTGTTGGCCGCGTGCGCCACGGTGCCGCAGCCGCTGCAGGGCAACTTCGCCCCCGTCACGTCCACAGGCGCGCAGCAAGGTGGCGCCAATGGCACGCAAGTGCGCTGGGGCGGCGACATCATCAGCACCGAACCTGGTCAGCAATCGACCTGCTTCTACGTACTGGGCCGTCAGCTCGACGATCAAGCGCGCCCGATTCGCGACAACACCAACACGCAGGGACGTTTTGTCGCCTGTCGCGCGGGCTTCTACGATCCGGAAGTGTTCAAGCCCGGTCGCGAGATCACGGTCACCGGCACGCTGCAGGGCGTGGTGTCGCGCAAAGTTGGCGATTACGACTACGCCTATCCGCGCGTCGAAGCCAATGTCGTTTATCTGTGGCCGAAGCGTCCGATGGTCGTCGGCTATCCGTATGGCCCGGGCTGGTACGACCCGTTCTGGGGCCCGTATTGGGGGCCTTATTGGGGTTGGGGCGGCCCGTATTGGGGCGCCTGGGGCGGTTGGTATGCGCCGCCTGCGGTGATCGTGGTGCGTCGTCACCGCTGATTACCTAAAGCTTCGACAAAAAACGCCGGCATCTGCCGGCGTTTTTTTTATGTAGCGATAGCGTCGAAAATTAACCCGGCGGCCAGTGCATGCGTCGTCCGGCCAACAAGTGCACGTGCAGATGAAACACAGTCTGTCCTCCGTGCTCGTTGCAGTTGATCACCACGCGATAACCGTCTTGGCTGAGACCTTCGCGTTTGGCGTAATCGGCGGCGGCGAGCACCAGCTTGCCGAGCAACTCCGCATCCGCAGGCGTCGCGTCGTTCAACGTCGCGATGGCGCGCTTGGGCACGAACAACACATGCGTGGGAGCCTGCGGATTGAGATCGCGAAACGCGAGCACGTCGTCGGTTTCGTAGACGATATCGGCAGGAATCTCGCGACGTACGATTTTGCCAAAGATGGTGTCGCCCATATTCGTTTCTCCGTTTCAGGCTATTTAGTCAACGGATTGCCGGCTGCCGAACGCATGCGCCAGCGTGCCACGATCCACATATTCCAACTCGCCGCCCAACGGCACGCCATGCGCGAGTCGCGTCGGGCGAATGCCTGCGGCGCGCGCAAGCTGCGCCAGATAGTGCGCGGTGGCTTCGCCTTCCACCGTCGGGTTGGTTGCAAGAATCAGTTCTTCGACCTCACCTTCGGCCAAACGCTCGCTCAGGATGCCGAATCCGAGTTCTTCAGGGCCCAAACCATCCAGCGGCGACAACCGTCCCATCAACACAAAGTACTGACCGCGATAGCCCGTTGCTTGCTCGATGGCGGCGAGATCCGTGGGCGATTCCACGATACACAGCACATGGCGGTCGCGACTGGTGCTGGCGCAGATGGCGCACTCGGATGTCTCGCTGAAATTGCGGCAGCGCGTGCAATGGCCGATCTTCTGCATCGCTTGCTGCAACACGGTCGCGAGTTTCAATCCGCGCTCGCGTTCGCGCTCAAGCAAATGGAACGCCATGCGTTGCGCGCTTTTGCCGCCCACGCCGGGCAGGCAACGCAGGGCTTCGATGAGTTCGTTGAGAAGTGGGGAGCCGCTCATGATGTCTATTTAGTCCCGCTGCCCAAGAGGCAGCGGAACATCATTGTCAAAACGGCATCTTGAAGCCGGCGGGCAGATTCATGCCTGCAGTGAGTCCGCCCATTTTGTCCTTGCTCGCCTGCGCCACTTTGTTCACGGCGTCGTTGATCGCCGCGGCGACCAAGTCTTCGGCCATTTCCGGATCGTCCGCAAACAGTTTGCGATCGATCTGCACACGACGCACTTCGTGCGCGCCACTCATCACCACGGTGACCAAGCCGCCGCCGGAGCTGCCGGTGACTTCGAGTTTGGCGATTTCTTCCTGCGCGCGCTTCATGTCTTCTTG is a genomic window containing:
- a CDS encoding histidine triad nucleotide-binding protein translates to MGDTIFGKIVRREIPADIVYETDDVLAFRDLNPQAPTHVLFVPKRAIATLNDATPADAELLGKLVLAAADYAKREGLSQDGYRVVINCNEHGGQTVFHLHVHLLAGRRMHWPPG
- a CDS encoding MoxR family ATPase; the protein is MSAITPLRDENLQKRLHAAIAQVNKVLLGKARQVKLAFTCLVAGGHLLLEDVPGVGKTTLAHALAASFALDFQRVQFTSDLLPSDIIGVSMYERETGQFRFHPGPVFAGLLLADEINRATPKTQSALLEAMAERQVTVDGQTHALPDPFFVVATQNPLDLAGTFPLPDSQLDRFMLRVSLDYPDASAERELLTGSDRRDLLTNLIPQLDAPSLATLHRQAQTITASPALLDYLQALLAASRRHPDVRVGLSPRAGLSLLAAARGWAMLSDRGHVLPEDLQALFVPLAAHRLVATRGASGETLARTLLNEVAVD
- a CDS encoding DUF58 domain-containing protein — its product is MPAQLQRLQQWAERRLPALTRHRRQEELPIELHRRRIYIVPTGFGMAFTLLLLVMFVGSLNYSNNAALLLTCLLGAATSISMLIAFRTLNGLRIRGVRAGHAIAGQPIDITFDVEASSLRQAVRLDVADATQAFDVNRRSDVTVSIPTEFRGWLSVPRFRIWTTWPLGLFRAWSWVNPHYAVLVWPRPELFGPSPTVPLDDHRKQRLHRGEDLASLRDYRSGDSIRHIAWKASARHENLLVKDYEQPEAKEEWRLDWRHLRGLDNEARISRLARWLDEAQAQGRQWSLWLPSDVIDIGSGPSHYARCMSALALLP
- a CDS encoding Slp family lipoprotein, translated to MSPLFRFLSLAAATALLAACATVPQPLQGNFAPVTSTGAQQGGANGTQVRWGGDIISTEPGQQSTCFYVLGRQLDDQARPIRDNTNTQGRFVACRAGFYDPEVFKPGREITVTGTLQGVVSRKVGDYDYAYPRVEANVVYLWPKRPMVVGYPYGPGWYDPFWGPYWGPYWGWGGPYWGAWGGWYAPPAVIVVRRHR
- a CDS encoding YbaB/EbfC family nucleoid-associated protein; its protein translation is MRGQLGQLMQQAQRMQEDMKRAQEEIAKLEVTGSSGGGLVTVVMSGAHEVRRVQIDRKLFADDPEMAEDLVAAAINDAVNKVAQASKDKMGGLTAGMNLPAGFKMPF
- a CDS encoding DUF3488 and transglutaminase-like domain-containing protein codes for the protein MIGLWKSKPAHPPVRIADRTFDLLCLTTAFVLAVHAPHLPVWLTGALVGALGLRWWQRRYRPGRVPAWLKVPMLVILVGAVILNYGNVFGREPGSALASGLLVLKLTESEAPRDARVGAAFACFLLMAALLFDQSMVATFVVAIGLLPALTTWRSLEPTQTTTPLARQLLPSLALLVASLPLALFAFMLLPRLSSPIWGTSNQQAARTGLSDHMSPGDFSELLTDDTAAMRVSFDGPPPPSSLRYFRTFVLWDYDGRDWTRLEHPSDVPIPVDAGASIRYRISLEPSHQRVLPMLDVPVQTPADAHTHADGEVFSDKPVDDARDYTARSALRYQLQPNLDVASRMRALQLPAGFDPRARALAGQWRQRFGRDNGAIIRAALTMFHNDGFSYTLLPAPLGHDSVDDFLFNTHEGFCEHYASAFTVLMRAAGIPARVVTGYQGGYWNNIAQYLLVRNADAHAWSEVWLEGRGWVRVDPTAAVRPTRISQGASSAAGSQLPWYESGMLQSARNQWDIVNRWWSQSVIGFDALRQRGLLTPFGIRETDTDMLLKLLVICTAVFGAAGLSWALWRRPEGDPALAALRALERKLTRAGIFRGRGEGPQHFLRRAMRALPGQRAELDFLMRCYIELRYATLEPTTESLRTFRQAVRNFQPRRVV
- the recR gene encoding recombination mediator RecR, which translates into the protein MSGSPLLNELIEALRCLPGVGGKSAQRMAFHLLERERERGLKLATVLQQAMQKIGHCTRCRNFSETSECAICASTSRDRHVLCIVESPTDLAAIEQATGYRGQYFVLMGRLSPLDGLGPEELGFGILSERLAEGEVEELILATNPTVEGEATAHYLAQLARAAGIRPTRLAHGVPLGGELEYVDRGTLAHAFGSRQSVD